The DNA sequence ACGTCGGGTACGTCGGCGCGATGGGCTCCCGCAAGACCCACGACGACCGCTTCGCCCGCCTTCGCGAAGCCGGGATCGGCGAGGCGGAGCTGGAACGGCTGTCGTCCCCGATCGGCCTCGACCTCGGGGCGCGCACGCCGGAGGAAACCGCCGTTTCGATCGCCGCGGAGATCATCGCGCTGCGGTGGGGCGGCGGCGGCAAGCGGCTGGCGGAACTCACGGGACGCATCCACGGCTGACTGCTTGCGGGGGCTCCGGGTGGCGGAGCCCCCGGCCCGGGGCAAAGCCCCGGATGTCACTGCTACTCCGGGTGGCCCACAAAAGTTCACCCATCCGGATCTCCGCACATACGGAGTTGCGCCGGGCTTCGAGGCGCAGCTGCGGAACGGGTAGTTGAACGTGTGACATCAGGGCTTGTCCGCGCCAAGGTCGCGTAGCACGCTCGGGGTTTGTGAGCCCGATCACGGTCGGGCAGGCCGTTCCCGAACCGGCTTTTGGAGGCCTGATGCGCATCACCGTCACCGTCGACGGGACGAAGTACACCGACGAAGTCGAGCCCCGCACCCTGCTCGTGCACCACCTGCGCGAAAAACTCGGCAAGGTCGGCACCGTCGTCGGCTGCGACACCAGCAACTGCGGCGCGTGCACCGTCCACCTCGACGGGCACAGCGTGAAGTCCTGCTCCGTGCTGGCCGTGCAAGCCGACGGCTGCGAGGTGACCACCATCGAAGGCCTCGCCCGCGACGGGCAGCTGCACCCGGTGCAGAAAGCCTTCCACGACAACCACGCGCTGCAGTGCGGGTTCTGCACCCCCGGCATGATCATGCAGTCGATCGACCTGCTGGCCGACAACCCGGACCCGGACGAGCAGGCCGTCCGCGAAGGCCTCGAAGGCAACCTCTGCCGCTGCACCGGCTACCAGAACATCGTCCGCGCGGTCCGCGACGCCGCGCAGCACATGAGCCCCGGCGCCGGGCCCGAAGCGGAGCGCATCACCGAGAACAAGCACGTCGGCGTGGGTGGTGACTGATGACCGCCACGATCGAACCGGAGGTCGGGAAGTCCCGGCGGCGCAAGGAAGACGAGCGGCTGATCACCGGCCGCACCCGCTGGACCGACAACATCGCGCTGCCCGGGATGCTGCACATGGCGGTCCTGCGCAGCCCGTTCGCGCACGCCAAGATCGTCTCGATCGACACGTCGGCGGCGAAGGGCGCCGCCGGCGTCGTCGCCGTGTTCACCGCGAAGGACCTCGACCCGGACAGCTCGATCGGCATGCCCTGCGCGTGGCCGATCACGCCGGACATGAAGGCGCCGCGCCGTCCGGTGCTGGCCGCCGACCAGGTCAACTTCGCCGGTGAGGGCGTCGCGGTCGTCGTCGCGCGGACCTCGGCCGAAGCGCACGACGCGCTCGAAGAGATC is a window from the Amycolatopsis sp. cg9 genome containing:
- a CDS encoding (2Fe-2S)-binding protein, whose amino-acid sequence is MRITVTVDGTKYTDEVEPRTLLVHHLREKLGKVGTVVGCDTSNCGACTVHLDGHSVKSCSVLAVQADGCEVTTIEGLARDGQLHPVQKAFHDNHALQCGFCTPGMIMQSIDLLADNPDPDEQAVREGLEGNLCRCTGYQNIVRAVRDAAQHMSPGAGPEAERITENKHVGVGGD